Proteins encoded together in one Acidobacteriota bacterium window:
- a CDS encoding zinc ribbon domain-containing protein — translation MPLYEYECTACAHRFEVIQKFSDAPIDLCPKCGGAVSKLFSSPAIQFKGSGFYLTDYGRGGKSDLGTGAAKESTASTTAGETKSETKTETKTETKTETKAETPKANKPSTTT, via the coding sequence ATGCCGCTCTATGAGTATGAATGCACCGCTTGCGCGCACCGCTTTGAGGTGATCCAGAAATTCTCGGATGCGCCGATCGACCTCTGCCCCAAGTGCGGCGGCGCGGTCAGCAAGCTGTTCTCGTCGCCGGCGATCCAGTTCAAGGGCTCGGGGTTCTACCTGACCGACTACGGCCGCGGCGGCAAGAGCGACTTGGGCACCGGCGCGGCGAAAGAGTCGACCGCCAGCACGACGGCGGGCGAGACCAAGTCCGAGACGAAGACCGAAACGAAGACGGAAACGAAGACGGAAACCAAGGCCGAGACGCCCAAAGCCAACAAGCCCAGCACCACGACCTAA
- the glmU gene encoding bifunctional UDP-N-acetylglucosamine diphosphorylase/glucosamine-1-phosphate N-acetyltransferase GlmU has protein sequence MADIHVVVLAAGKGTRMKSQVPKVLHRISGFPLIERVLRTADTLEPASITLVVGHGAEEVKAALTGPAKAGHYIGANVASAFRRTLQFVTQEQQLGTGHALLQTRPLLEGKQGVLVLLSGDVPLLTGATLRSLIETHEQSQAAATVVTADMPRPFGYGRIVRAGGNITRIVEERDASPAQRKITEINSGIYAFDLASLFSALDAIGTANNQGEYYLPDLVAIHRKHKRTVATWTVARAEEIRGINSRTELAEVSVMVRQQKNEELMAAGVTLIDPATTYVDSDVVVGADTVIHPCVFLEGSTKIGAACEIHSGSRIVNSTIGDRVCVRNHTVVTDSTVEAGAFLGPFAHIRPGSQVGEDAHIGNFVELKKTSMGKGAKANHLAYLGDATIGSATNVGAGTITCNYDGEKKHQTVIGKNVFVGSNSTLVAPLTLEDGSYIAAGSAVTANVPAGALGIGRARQENKAGWVSERKAKSSK, from the coding sequence GTGGCTGACATTCACGTCGTCGTGCTCGCCGCCGGCAAGGGCACGCGCATGAAGTCGCAGGTCCCCAAGGTCCTGCACCGCATTTCCGGCTTCCCACTGATCGAACGCGTGCTCCGGACCGCCGATACGCTTGAACCAGCCAGCATCACGCTGGTGGTGGGCCACGGTGCGGAGGAGGTAAAGGCCGCACTGACCGGTCCGGCTAAAGCCGGACACTACATTGGCGCCAATGTAGCGTCCGCCTTTAGGCGGACCTTGCAGTTTGTCACTCAGGAGCAACAGCTTGGCACCGGCCACGCGCTGCTGCAGACGCGGCCGCTACTGGAAGGCAAGCAGGGCGTGCTCGTGTTGCTGTCGGGCGACGTGCCGCTGCTGACCGGCGCCACCTTGCGGTCGCTGATCGAGACACACGAACAGTCGCAGGCCGCCGCCACCGTCGTCACCGCGGACATGCCGCGCCCGTTTGGTTATGGGCGGATCGTCCGGGCCGGCGGCAACATCACCCGCATTGTCGAGGAACGGGATGCCTCGCCGGCGCAGCGCAAGATCACCGAGATCAACTCGGGCATCTACGCGTTCGACCTGGCGTCGCTCTTCAGCGCCCTCGACGCGATCGGCACCGCCAACAACCAGGGCGAGTACTATCTGCCCGACCTGGTTGCGATTCACCGGAAACACAAACGCACGGTCGCCACCTGGACGGTCGCGCGCGCGGAAGAGATTCGCGGCATCAACAGCCGCACAGAGCTTGCCGAGGTCAGTGTCATGGTTCGCCAGCAAAAGAACGAAGAGTTAATGGCCGCGGGGGTCACCCTGATTGACCCTGCCACCACCTATGTCGACAGTGACGTCGTGGTCGGCGCCGACACCGTGATCCACCCATGCGTGTTCCTGGAAGGGTCCACGAAGATTGGCGCGGCGTGCGAGATTCACTCCGGCTCGCGCATTGTCAACTCGACCATCGGCGACCGGGTGTGTGTGCGTAACCACACTGTGGTGACGGATTCCACAGTGGAGGCCGGCGCGTTTCTCGGTCCGTTCGCCCACATCCGGCCCGGATCGCAGGTCGGCGAAGACGCCCACATTGGCAACTTCGTGGAACTGAAGAAGACGTCCATGGGCAAGGGCGCCAAGGCCAATCACCTTGCCTACCTCGGCGATGCAACCATTGGATCGGCCACAAATGTCGGCGCCGGCACCATTACCTGCAATTACGACGGCGAAAAGAAGCACCAGACGGTAATCGGCAAGAACGTGTTCGTCGGCAGCAACAGCACGCTCGTCGCGCCGCTGACGCTTGAAGATGGCTCGTACATTGCAGCAGGCTCGGCCGTGACCGCCAATGTCCCGGCTGGCGCGCTAGGCATTGGCCGGGCTCGCCAGGAGAACAAAGCGGGATGGGTCTCTGAGAGGAAAGCGAAGAGCTCGAAGTAG
- the rsmI gene encoding 16S rRNA (cytidine(1402)-2'-O)-methyltransferase, with protein sequence MKGPVLSEWRDPGGPRRESKGTLYVVATPIGHLEDITLRALRILKTVQLVAAEDTRRTGNLLRHYNIDTAVLSVHEHNEGGRVARLLTRLAAGDSIALVTDAGTPGVSDPGATLVAAVREAGFRVEPIPGASAVVTAISASGMKSEGFCFHGFAPIKAKDRKLWFLALVEASQDRAAVFFEAPHRLRKTLEELRELVKCQIMVARELTKIHEEFVFGTPDELLARFETPQGEFTLVLPPGSKAQNAPMATTDEDIATLFGQLTEKGLGESKRDTARLVAEQLGLTTKVVYDALERVKITRG encoded by the coding sequence ATGAAGGGCCCTGTCCTGAGCGAGTGGCGCGACCCGGGAGGGCCGCGCCGCGAGTCGAAGGGGACCCTGTATGTCGTCGCGACGCCCATCGGCCACCTTGAAGACATCACGCTTCGCGCCCTTCGAATCCTCAAAACGGTTCAGCTGGTGGCGGCCGAGGACACCCGGCGCACAGGCAACCTCCTCCGGCACTACAACATCGATACCGCCGTTCTGAGCGTCCACGAACACAACGAGGGCGGACGCGTCGCCCGGTTGCTGACCCGCCTGGCCGCTGGGGATTCAATCGCCCTGGTCACAGACGCCGGTACGCCGGGGGTTTCTGACCCGGGAGCGACCCTGGTGGCTGCCGTTCGCGAGGCGGGCTTCAGGGTGGAGCCCATCCCGGGCGCCAGTGCGGTGGTGACGGCCATTTCAGCGTCAGGAATGAAGTCTGAAGGATTTTGTTTTCATGGTTTTGCCCCGATTAAGGCAAAAGACAGAAAACTGTGGTTCCTGGCGCTGGTTGAGGCCAGCCAGGACCGGGCCGCGGTGTTCTTCGAGGCCCCCCACCGGCTTCGGAAGACCCTTGAGGAGCTTCGTGAATTGGTCAAATGCCAGATAATGGTCGCGCGAGAGCTCACCAAGATTCACGAGGAGTTCGTTTTCGGTACTCCTGACGAACTTCTGGCCCGGTTCGAGACCCCGCAAGGGGAGTTCACTTTGGTCCTGCCGCCCGGATCCAAGGCCCAAAACGCACCCATGGCTACTACGGACGAGGATATCGCAACATTGTTTGGTCAATTAACAGAGAAAGGGCTGGGCGAGTCTAAGCGTGACACCGCCCGCCTGGTGGCTGAACAGCTTGGGCTAACCACAAAGGTGGTGTACGACGCCCTGGAACGAGTCAAAATTACTCGTGGCTGA
- a CDS encoding DUF885 domain-containing protein, whose product MHAAEPLPHFVDDYLAYLYEVHPTGATMDGVHIHDDLLEDYRRTAIDTHTSALAGFARRLDGIPHANLPLREQVEHQIVSANIRARQFDLEATRPWERNPHVYADTLASSLAAQAIFTYAPETDRARRVLSKLRQVPRLVQAARDNIKDPPAIFVKVGIDTWRGAMAFIDTDLPRAFSNVDDMHLLGDLADACTEAVQTMGAYVADLENDIRPKAKGSFRLGRDKFEQKLRLEEGITLPVDRLLAIATRELAATQEEFRQLAGRQNGGDPIAVWRKAKSQHPAPGALITTAREHLDELHTFLSRNPVVAIPDSPGVAVAATPEFFRWSSASMWTPGPYESKPSRAIYYLTDVDPKWDAERKAEHLRDFNNPTLMAISIHEVYPGHFLHYQHLRTVDSKVRRSTMFAPASYMEGWAHYCEQMMLEAGFGKGDHALKLGQLAESLVRLARFIVGIRLHTEDWSVEQGVRFFRDEAFLEEANARREAERGTFDPTYLVYSAGKLMLLKLRRDWYEQQGGKPSLRAFHDALLAQGSAPFWALRRLMLDGSSDVVLE is encoded by the coding sequence ATGCACGCGGCTGAACCACTACCCCACTTCGTCGACGACTATCTCGCATATCTCTACGAGGTCCACCCGACCGGGGCGACCATGGACGGTGTTCACATCCATGACGACCTCTTAGAGGATTACCGTCGTACGGCCATCGACACCCACACGAGCGCGCTTGCCGGCTTCGCCCGGCGCCTCGATGGCATTCCCCACGCCAACTTGCCCCTACGCGAGCAGGTCGAGCACCAGATTGTTTCGGCCAACATCCGGGCGCGCCAGTTCGACCTCGAAGCGACGCGGCCCTGGGAACGCAATCCGCACGTGTACGCCGACACCCTGGCCTCGAGCCTGGCCGCCCAGGCCATTTTCACCTACGCCCCCGAGACCGACCGCGCGCGCCGCGTCCTGTCGAAATTGCGGCAGGTGCCTCGGCTCGTGCAGGCGGCCCGCGACAACATCAAGGACCCACCGGCGATTTTCGTGAAGGTCGGCATCGACACCTGGCGCGGCGCCATGGCGTTTATCGACACCGACTTGCCGCGCGCCTTCTCGAACGTTGACGATATGCACCTGCTCGGCGACCTCGCCGATGCCTGCACCGAAGCGGTGCAGACCATGGGCGCGTACGTCGCCGACCTCGAGAACGACATTCGGCCGAAGGCCAAGGGCTCGTTCCGGCTCGGTCGTGACAAGTTCGAACAGAAGCTGCGGCTCGAAGAGGGCATTACCCTGCCGGTCGATCGCCTGCTGGCGATCGCGACCCGCGAACTGGCCGCGACCCAGGAAGAGTTCCGCCAGCTGGCGGGGCGCCAGAACGGCGGCGACCCGATCGCCGTGTGGCGCAAGGCCAAGTCGCAGCACCCCGCCCCGGGCGCGCTGATCACGACCGCGCGGGAACACCTCGACGAACTTCACACCTTCCTGTCGCGCAACCCGGTCGTGGCGATTCCCGACAGCCCCGGCGTCGCCGTGGCCGCGACGCCCGAGTTCTTCCGCTGGTCGTCGGCCAGCATGTGGACGCCGGGCCCGTACGAATCCAAGCCCTCGCGGGCGATCTACTACCTGACCGACGTGGACCCGAAATGGGACGCGGAGCGCAAGGCCGAACACCTTCGCGACTTCAACAACCCGACGCTCATGGCCATCTCGATCCACGAGGTGTATCCCGGCCACTTCCTGCACTACCAGCACCTGCGCACGGTGGACTCGAAGGTCCGGCGCTCGACCATGTTCGCGCCGGCGTCCTACATGGAGGGCTGGGCCCATTACTGCGAGCAGATGATGCTCGAGGCCGGCTTCGGCAAGGGTGACCACGCCCTGAAGCTGGGGCAACTCGCCGAGTCGCTCGTTCGTCTCGCCCGCTTCATTGTCGGCATTCGCCTGCACACCGAAGACTGGTCGGTGGAGCAGGGGGTGCGGTTTTTCCGCGACGAAGCGTTCCTCGAAGAGGCCAATGCCCGCCGCGAAGCCGAGCGCGGGACCTTCGATCCGACGTATCTTGTTTATTCAGCAGGCAAGCTGATGCTGCTGAAGCTGCGCCGCGACTGGTACGAGCAGCAAGGCGGCAAGCCCTCGCTGCGCGCGTTCCACGATGCGCTGCTCGCCCAGGGCTCCGCGCCGTTCTGGGCGCTGCGGCGCCTCATGCTTGATGGGTCGTCGGACGTAGTGTTGGAGTAA
- the galU gene encoding UTP--glucose-1-phosphate uridylyltransferase GalU, producing MSSTVRKVVFPAAGLGTRFLPATKAQPKEMLPLVDKPTIQYGVEEAVHSGVPNIILVTGRGKNAIEDHFDVSKELESFLESRGKRELAEEVRKISDQINVSYVRQGEPLGLGHAVLVTETLVGNEPFAVILADDVIDAEPPALAQMIAVFEKAGGPVLAVERVPMDQVSNYGVIAGEPAPEFGKGVYRVTDLVEKPAREDAPSDLAIIGRYILTPDIFPALHDTAKDKSGEIQLTNGLRKLLESRPIYAYEVDGVRHDTGNKLGFLKATVYFAMKRPELAKPFLEYLAQVINKS from the coding sequence ATGAGCTCCACGGTTCGTAAGGTCGTCTTCCCCGCCGCCGGCCTGGGCACGCGCTTCCTGCCCGCCACCAAGGCACAGCCCAAGGAAATGCTGCCCCTCGTCGACAAGCCGACTATCCAGTACGGGGTCGAGGAAGCCGTCCACTCGGGCGTCCCCAACATCATCCTGGTCACCGGCCGCGGCAAGAACGCCATCGAAGACCACTTCGACGTCTCCAAGGAACTCGAATCCTTTCTCGAAAGCCGCGGCAAGCGCGAGCTGGCCGAGGAAGTCCGCAAGATCTCGGATCAGATCAACGTCTCGTACGTCCGCCAGGGCGAACCGCTCGGCCTGGGCCACGCCGTCCTCGTCACCGAAACCCTCGTCGGCAACGAACCCTTCGCCGTCATCCTTGCAGACGATGTGATCGATGCGGAGCCGCCGGCGCTGGCGCAGATGATCGCGGTGTTCGAGAAGGCGGGCGGGCCGGTGCTGGCGGTCGAACGCGTGCCGATGGACCAGGTCTCGAACTACGGCGTGATTGCCGGCGAGCCGGCACCCGAGTTCGGCAAGGGCGTCTATCGCGTGACCGATCTCGTCGAGAAGCCGGCCCGCGAGGACGCGCCGTCGGACCTCGCCATCATCGGCCGCTACATCCTGACGCCCGACATCTTCCCTGCCCTCCACGACACGGCGAAGGACAAGTCCGGCGAGATCCAGCTGACCAACGGCTTGCGCAAGCTCCTGGAGTCGCGGCCGATCTACGCGTATGAAGTGGACGGCGTGCGCCACGACACCGGCAACAAGCTGGGGTTCCTGAAGGCGACGGTGTATTTTGCGATGAAGCGGCCCGAGCTCGCCAAGCCGTTCCTGGAATACCTGGCGCAGGTCATTAACAAGAGCTAA